A single window of Chloroflexota bacterium DNA harbors:
- a CDS encoding enolase: MRITRIERIVVDAGHTPTAGRHMRRGLADWALSEVCKVTTDTGLVGWGETLPHYTWGVVTDAGVERALGANPADLLWDDSLGAGLQQALFDLVGQSLGVPVHRLLGSAVRARCPLAWWCYDMPPHDWAAEARAGIEAGYTAFKLKARPWFDIIEQVEAVSAATPTHAKLDLDFNALLVDAGHATSVLTTLAGYPKVAIFETPIPQTDIGGNRALRASVPRPIAMHFDSPPFLTAVKEGVCDGFVVSGGAATCLHQGAQAAAANMPLWLQLVGTGITTAFAMHLGAVLPAARWPAISCLNTYAYDLLTEPLPVEHGYVPVPDGPGLGVTVDEDLIHRLRRPDATPIELPRTIYSVRWADGRTAEYVDRDVYEPDFMAGNQPVFERGVTLTTSEDDGSVDFDNRFRAIEAASCLVGASGA; the protein is encoded by the coding sequence ATGCGGATTACGCGCATCGAGCGAATTGTCGTCGACGCTGGTCACACGCCCACGGCGGGACGCCACATGCGGCGCGGGCTGGCCGATTGGGCCCTGTCCGAGGTATGCAAAGTTACCACCGACACCGGCCTCGTGGGGTGGGGCGAGACCCTGCCGCACTACACGTGGGGCGTGGTGACCGACGCGGGCGTGGAGCGCGCCCTGGGTGCGAATCCAGCCGATCTGCTCTGGGACGACTCGCTCGGCGCCGGCCTGCAGCAGGCACTGTTCGACCTGGTTGGGCAGTCGCTCGGAGTGCCCGTGCACCGGCTCCTGGGCTCCGCCGTGCGCGCGCGTTGCCCCCTGGCCTGGTGGTGCTACGACATGCCGCCGCACGACTGGGCGGCGGAGGCTCGCGCCGGCATCGAGGCGGGCTACACCGCGTTCAAGCTCAAAGCGCGTCCGTGGTTCGACATCATCGAGCAGGTGGAGGCCGTCAGCGCCGCCACGCCCACGCACGCCAAGCTGGACCTGGACTTCAACGCGCTGCTGGTCGATGCCGGACACGCAACTTCGGTGCTTACGACGCTGGCCGGCTATCCCAAGGTCGCGATCTTTGAAACGCCGATTCCGCAGACCGACATCGGCGGGAACCGCGCCCTGCGAGCGTCCGTGCCGCGACCGATCGCGATGCACTTCGATTCCCCGCCGTTCTTGACGGCTGTGAAGGAGGGCGTGTGCGACGGCTTCGTCGTGAGTGGCGGCGCCGCGACCTGCCTGCACCAGGGGGCGCAGGCCGCCGCCGCCAACATGCCGCTGTGGCTGCAGCTGGTGGGCACGGGCATCACGACGGCCTTCGCCATGCACCTGGGCGCGGTGCTGCCGGCCGCGCGCTGGCCGGCCATCAGCTGCCTCAACACCTACGCCTACGACCTGCTCACCGAGCCGTTGCCGGTGGAGCATGGCTACGTGCCGGTGCCCGATGGGCCGGGACTCGGCGTCACGGTTGATGAGGATCTCATCCACCGCCTGCGGCGACCGGATGCGACGCCCATAGAGTTGCCGCGCACGATCTATTCGGTCCGCTGGGCGGACGGGCGCACCGCCGAATACGTGGACCGGGACGTCTACGAGCCCGATTTCATGGCCGGCAACCAGCCCGTCTTCGAGCGCGGCGTGACGCTGA
- a CDS encoding M23 family metallopeptidase, producing the protein MPHPSSLLGRRRLLAYVAGLGLATVVPVTARPAPAVEALSLPIAGESSPRTWWLDQWYGNTTFAYRMRRSIYNEGQGLHFGVDFGMACGTEVIAAADGVVREIGGVRRAWPLHVSVDHPGLGITTIYGHLSRSLVSHIGERVRRGQVIGESGDSVTYACSGSPHLHFEIRYDAMRASTNPLPWVAADWPAIYAPRGGLPFQIDLQNPARWQSIYDQPDVRFGGPYLNEFELPWPPA; encoded by the coding sequence ATGCCTCATCCCTCGTCGCTGCTCGGACGCCGGCGGCTCTTGGCCTATGTCGCCGGACTTGGGCTGGCAACCGTCGTGCCCGTGACCGCGCGCCCGGCGCCCGCCGTGGAAGCCCTTTCGCTCCCAATCGCCGGGGAGTCGTCACCCCGAACCTGGTGGCTCGACCAGTGGTACGGCAACACCACGTTTGCCTACCGCATGCGCCGCAGCATCTACAACGAGGGTCAGGGGCTGCATTTCGGAGTCGACTTCGGCATGGCATGCGGCACGGAAGTCATCGCCGCGGCCGATGGCGTCGTGCGCGAGATCGGCGGCGTGCGCCGCGCCTGGCCGCTGCACGTATCCGTCGATCATCCCGGGCTCGGCATAACAACCATCTACGGACATCTGTCACGAAGCCTCGTGTCGCACATTGGCGAGAGAGTTCGCCGCGGACAGGTGATCGGCGAAAGCGGCGACTCGGTGACATATGCCTGCAGCGGTTCGCCGCACCTGCACTTCGAGATCAGATACGACGCCATGCGCGCCAGCACCAACCCCTTGCCGTGGGTCGCCGCCGATTGGCCCGCGATCTACGCGCCTCGAGGGGGGCTCCCGTTCCAGATCGATCTCCAAAATCCTGCGCGCTGGCAATCGATCTACGACCAACCGGACGTGCGCTTCGGCGGGCCCTATCTCAACGAGTTCGAGCTACCGTGGCCACCGGCATAG